In Sulfurimonas hongkongensis, the following proteins share a genomic window:
- a CDS encoding HobA family DNA replication regulator — translation MLDFAQWSLDVIREDGAFLSWLEEQRFDWTNPLSLALEQILEGKTIILITDEKRKWFEKYILSSINAINLDRPLLPIVSMDSLYEHYKHISGGEMIDVVEDMISLSYKEDYFFWYIGKGDDKRSDIAKRRDNSYFWIFDEEFHNGFTLKSYDPMIDIKLIQLYKLFDASLNATIFGEVDVSS, via the coding sequence GTGTTAGATTTTGCACAGTGGAGTCTTGATGTTATTCGAGAAGATGGGGCATTTCTTAGCTGGTTAGAAGAGCAGAGATTTGACTGGACAAATCCTCTATCTTTGGCACTAGAGCAGATTTTAGAGGGTAAAACCATTATTCTTATAACTGATGAGAAACGAAAATGGTTTGAGAAGTATATACTTAGCTCAATTAATGCTATAAATCTTGATAGACCACTTTTGCCAATAGTTAGTATGGATAGCCTATATGAACACTACAAACATATAAGTGGTGGAGAGATGATAGACGTGGTTGAAGATATGATCTCTCTCTCATATAAAGAGGACTACTTTTTTTGGTATATAGGCAAGGGAGACGATAAACGCTCAGATATTGCAAAGAGAAGAGACAACAGCTATTTTTGGATATTTGATGAAGAGTTTCATAATGGTTTTACTCTAAAATCTTATGACCCTATGATAGATATAAAGCTAATACAACTTTACAAACTATTTGACGCATCACTAAATGCTACAATATTTGGAGAGGTAGATGTCAGTTCCTAA
- the tatC gene encoding twin-arginine translocase subunit TatC — MFEDLKPHLVELRKRLGVSVGSLIVMFFVMFYFHEPILNWIVEPLNVALTEVGKKSVHAADGMVTTSQVGGAFFVALKVSFFAAIVAALPIILSQIWLFIAPGLYANEKKMIIPFIVGGTLMFLVGVLFAYYIVTPFGFDFLITFGSFKFTPLINIEDYVGFFTKIMFGFGLAFELPIFAYFLALLGMIDDRMMREFFKYAVIIIFVIAALLTPPDVLTQMLMAGPLIILYGVSILIVRFVNPAPPLEEEDEDEDEEEVATESKSE, encoded by the coding sequence ATGTTTGAAGATTTAAAACCACATCTAGTTGAACTAAGAAAAAGGTTAGGAGTTTCTGTTGGAAGTCTAATAGTTATGTTTTTTGTGATGTTTTACTTTCATGAGCCGATACTCAACTGGATCGTAGAACCTCTAAATGTTGCACTTACTGAAGTTGGTAAAAAATCAGTTCACGCAGCTGATGGAATGGTTACAACCTCCCAAGTTGGCGGTGCATTTTTTGTAGCTCTTAAAGTTTCATTTTTTGCTGCTATCGTAGCGGCTCTTCCTATTATACTCTCTCAAATCTGGCTCTTTATTGCACCTGGTTTGTACGCAAATGAAAAAAAGATGATCATCCCTTTTATAGTTGGCGGAACTCTTATGTTCCTTGTGGGAGTATTGTTTGCATACTACATAGTCACACCTTTTGGATTTGACTTTCTTATCACTTTTGGTAGCTTTAAGTTTACTCCACTCATCAATATAGAAGATTATGTTGGCTTTTTTACAAAAATCATGTTTGGTTTTGGTCTAGCTTTTGAGCTACCAATCTTTGCATATTTTCTAGCACTTCTAGGTATGATAGATGATAGAATGATGCGAGAGTTTTTTAAGTATGCAGTTATCATCATCTTTGTAATCGCTGCACTTTTAACTCCTCCTGATGTCTTAACCCAAATGCTAATGGCTGGACCACTAATCATACTCTATGGAGTCTCTATCCTTATAGTTAGATTTGTAAACCCTGCACCACCTCTTGAAGAAGAGGATGAAGACGAAGATGAAGAAGAGGTTGCTACAGAGTCCAAGAGTGAGTAA
- the queA gene encoding tRNA preQ1(34) S-adenosylmethionine ribosyltransferase-isomerase QueA encodes MKKRLLQSPRVSKDELLTSSYDFLLPEKLIASYPANPRDSAKLLIYNRQTKEIIHTHFYELESFIPKECALIFNDTKVIKARLFGKKASGGKLELLLNRPLDATNINVYIRGKVKVSSEIFFGNGLVAVVKELKDDGSRVVNFTKEGKLLRFEELLPIIDKIGHIPLPPYIQREDNTDDAKEYQSVFAKEEGAVAAPTASLHFTQEQHERVCKNYRHAYVTLHVGSGTFKPVEVETITDHPMHSEYYEISDDAKELLDSNLPILSVGTTSTRTIEFYVRNKEQQRGEANLFLHPQNKPLRVNHLLTNFHLPKSTLLMLVASFVGVQIAQKLYREAINKEYRFYSYGDAMLIL; translated from the coding sequence ATGAAGAAGAGGTTGCTACAGAGTCCAAGAGTGAGTAAAGACGAACTTCTAACTTCTAGCTATGACTTTTTGCTTCCTGAAAAACTCATAGCGTCTTACCCTGCAAACCCACGAGATAGTGCTAAACTTCTTATCTATAACAGACAAACAAAAGAGATAATTCACACTCATTTTTATGAGCTTGAGAGCTTCATTCCAAAAGAGTGTGCTTTAATTTTTAACGATACAAAGGTTATAAAAGCTAGACTTTTTGGAAAAAAAGCAAGCGGTGGCAAGCTTGAGCTTCTGCTAAACAGACCTCTAGATGCAACAAATATAAATGTCTACATAAGAGGTAAAGTAAAAGTTAGCAGTGAAATTTTCTTTGGCAATGGTCTTGTGGCAGTTGTAAAAGAGCTAAAAGATGATGGAAGTAGAGTTGTAAACTTTACAAAAGAGGGCAAACTACTAAGATTTGAAGAGCTTTTGCCCATCATAGATAAAATTGGCCACATTCCGCTTCCACCTTACATTCAAAGAGAAGATAACACAGATGATGCAAAAGAGTATCAAAGTGTTTTTGCCAAAGAGGAAGGTGCAGTTGCCGCTCCAACTGCTTCACTCCATTTTACACAGGAGCAACATGAGAGAGTTTGCAAAAACTACAGACATGCTTATGTCACGCTTCATGTAGGAAGTGGAACTTTTAAACCTGTTGAAGTTGAGACTATCACAGATCATCCGATGCACTCAGAATACTATGAGATCTCAGATGATGCTAAAGAGCTACTTGACTCTAATTTACCCATACTAAGTGTTGGTACAACAAGCACAAGAACTATAGAGTTTTACGTAAGGAACAAAGAGCAGCAAAGGGGCGAAGCAAATCTTTTTTTGCATCCTCAAAACAAACCACTAAGGGTAAACCATCTTCTTACAAATTTTCATCTACCAAAATCAACTCTACTTATGCTAGTAGCCTCCTTTGTTGGAGTTCAAATAGCACAAAAGTTGTACCGCGAAGCCATAAACAAAGAGTATAGATTTTACTCTTATGGTGATGCGATGTTGATTTTGTAA
- the tatB gene encoding Sec-independent protein translocase protein TatB codes for MFGMGFTEILIISIIAILFLGPDKLPSAMVEVAKFFRSVKKTIVTVKDSLEEEMNVADIKEEALAYKKELLSASNELKKVTDVSQVGTSLSDLSDDILKDEKPKEKEKKKKAPKKEPKAETVTFEKKIKKEDNSDV; via the coding sequence ATGTTTGGTATGGGTTTTACAGAGATACTCATTATTTCTATTATCGCTATCTTGTTTCTAGGTCCAGATAAACTTCCTAGTGCCATGGTAGAGGTTGCGAAGTTTTTTAGAAGTGTCAAAAAAACAATAGTCACAGTTAAGGACTCTCTAGAAGAAGAGATGAATGTTGCAGACATAAAAGAAGAAGCGTTAGCTTACAAAAAAGAGCTTTTAAGTGCAAGTAATGAGCTTAAAAAAGTTACAGATGTCAGTCAAGTTGGCACTTCTCTCTCAGATCTTAGTGATGATATCTTAAAGGATGAGAAGCCAAAAGAAAAAGAAAAGAAGAAAAAAGCACCAAAGAAAGAGCCAAAAGCTGAAACTGTAACTTTTGAGAAAAAAATAAAAAAAGAAGATAATAGCGATGTTTGA
- a CDS encoding cation diffusion facilitator family transporter, whose translation MNKHCDFGLNEHKPYIKQDSHEHSHDHRSTDKKLLKIALAITFITMIAEFVAGFVSNSLALISDAIHMFTHSFALIVSLIAIILASKKAPLEKTFGYYRAEVLAAFINGITIILSILWIVYEAIERFLNPSSIDISLAISVATIGLIVNIITGVILMQGDRENNNLKSAFVHMLSDALSSVAIIIGYAVIYYTNWFFIDIFLALLVAFVIAKWAVDILRSSINTLMETSPIEIKVIKEFVEQDKRVIELHDIHIWEITQDMYNMTAHVKIDKSSLDEYGDILSCINEELKENFKIVHTTFQFEW comes from the coding sequence ATGAACAAACATTGTGATTTTGGACTAAACGAACATAAACCATATATTAAGCAAGATTCTCATGAACACTCTCATGACCATAGAAGTACAGATAAAAAACTTTTAAAAATAGCTCTTGCGATTACTTTTATAACTATGATAGCGGAGTTTGTAGCTGGTTTTGTATCAAACTCTTTAGCACTCATCTCAGATGCTATTCATATGTTCACCCACTCATTTGCTCTTATTGTCTCACTTATTGCCATCATACTAGCGAGTAAAAAAGCACCGCTAGAGAAAACTTTTGGTTACTACAGAGCAGAGGTTTTAGCTGCATTTATCAACGGCATAACTATTATTTTATCCATTTTATGGATAGTTTATGAAGCAATAGAGAGGTTTTTAAATCCTAGTAGTATAGATATCTCTCTAGCAATCAGCGTGGCTACTATAGGGCTTATTGTAAACATTATCACGGGCGTTATTTTGATGCAAGGCGATAGAGAAAACAACAACCTAAAATCTGCATTTGTACATATGTTAAGTGATGCCCTCTCGTCTGTTGCCATCATCATTGGCTACGCTGTCATCTACTATACAAACTGGTTTTTTATAGATATATTTTTAGCTCTTTTAGTGGCTTTTGTTATTGCAAAATGGGCTGTAGATATACTTAGAAGCTCCATTAACACTCTTATGGAGACTTCGCCCATAGAGATAAAAGTGATAAAAGAGTTTGTTGAGCAAGATAAAAGAGTTATAGAGCTTCATGACATCCATATTTGGGAGATAACGCAAGACATGTATAATATGACTGCACATGTAAAGATAGATAAAAGTTCTTTGGATGAGTATGGGGATATTTTAAGCTGTATAAATGAAGAGTTAAAAGAAAATTTTAAGATAGTTCACACAACTTTTCAGTTTGAGTGGTAG
- a CDS encoding aspartate kinase, whose product MLIVQKFGGTSVGDLERIQNVANRVSETKKAGHDVVVVVSAMSGETNKLVEYAEHFSKTPTRAELDMLLSSGERVTASLLAIALNELGFDAVSMTGRRAGIVTDTLHTKARIEGIDPTTMNEALKEGKIIVVAGFQGITPDGRVTTLGRGGSDLSAVAIAGAIKADLCEIYTDVDGIYTTDPRIEPKAKKLDMISYDEMLELASLGAKILQNRSVELAKKLNVNLVTRTSFSNEEGTLITKEENIMEKPLVSGIALDKNQARVSLMGVIDRPGIASEIFNALALNDVNIDMIIQNKAHDNNTNIDFTVAKGDLLDAKNVVDKFIQSGDIKADSYNEDICKVSIVGVGMKSHTGVAAKAFTTMAENNININMISTSEIKVSMVIEEKYAELAVRGLHEAYELDK is encoded by the coding sequence ATGTTAATAGTACAAAAATTTGGCGGAACAAGTGTTGGTGATTTAGAGCGCATCCAAAATGTTGCTAATCGTGTAAGCGAGACAAAAAAGGCTGGTCATGATGTAGTTGTAGTAGTCTCAGCTATGAGCGGGGAGACAAATAAACTAGTAGAATATGCAGAGCATTTCTCAAAAACTCCTACAAGAGCTGAGTTGGATATGCTTTTAAGCTCAGGCGAGAGAGTGACTGCTTCACTTCTAGCTATTGCCCTAAATGAGCTTGGATTCGATGCTGTCTCTATGACAGGGAGAAGAGCTGGGATTGTAACAGATACTCTGCATACAAAAGCACGCATAGAAGGGATAGATCCAACTACAATGAATGAAGCCTTAAAAGAGGGCAAAATCATAGTAGTAGCTGGTTTTCAAGGTATAACTCCTGATGGTAGGGTAACTACACTTGGACGTGGTGGAAGTGACCTTAGTGCTGTGGCTATCGCTGGAGCTATAAAAGCGGACTTATGTGAGATATATACAGACGTAGACGGTATCTACACAACAGATCCACGCATAGAGCCAAAAGCGAAAAAACTTGATATGATCTCTTATGATGAGATGTTAGAGCTTGCATCTTTGGGTGCAAAGATTCTTCAAAATCGCTCAGTTGAGTTAGCAAAAAAACTAAATGTAAACCTAGTAACAAGAACAAGTTTCTCAAATGAAGAGGGAACACTAATAACAAAGGAAGAAAATATCATGGAAAAACCATTAGTAAGTGGAATAGCACTCGATAAAAATCAAGCTCGCGTCTCTTTAATGGGAGTAATAGACAGACCCGGCATTGCCTCAGAGATATTTAACGCACTTGCATTAAACGATGTAAATATAGATATGATAATCCAAAACAAGGCACACGATAACAACACAAATATAGACTTTACAGTAGCAAAGGGTGATTTGCTTGATGCAAAAAATGTAGTAGATAAGTTTATCCAAAGTGGCGATATTAAGGCTGACTCTTATAATGAAGATATCTGTAAAGTCTCTATAGTTGGTGTTGGTATGAAGTCTCATACGGGTGTTGCAGCGAAAGCTTTTACTACAATGGCTGAGAATAATATCAATATAAACATGATATCAACCTCAGAGATAAAAGTTTCTATGGTTATAGAAGAGAAGTATGCGGAACTTGCAGTTAGAGGACTTCATGAAGCATACGAGTTAGATAAGTAA
- a CDS encoding RNA pyrophosphohydrolase has product MSKKKLYRPNVAMIIVSNDYPQKKEIFIAQRNDLSDIWQFPQGGIDDGEEVIQALFRELEEEIGTKAVKIISEYPKWISYDFPPKIAKKMSPYKGQRQKYFLVKLKKSAKIDINTSHPEFSDYKFVEVDDALNLSASFKQAVYETVIKHFRDEGYL; this is encoded by the coding sequence ATGAGCAAAAAAAAATTGTATCGCCCTAATGTTGCAATGATTATAGTGTCAAATGATTATCCGCAAAAAAAAGAGATTTTTATAGCACAAAGAAATGATTTGAGTGATATTTGGCAGTTTCCACAAGGCGGGATTGATGATGGCGAAGAAGTTATCCAAGCACTTTTTCGTGAACTAGAAGAAGAGATAGGTACTAAGGCTGTAAAAATCATAAGCGAGTACCCTAAATGGATTTCCTATGATTTTCCTCCAAAGATTGCTAAAAAGATGAGTCCTTACAAGGGTCAAAGACAAAAATATTTTTTAGTAAAACTTAAAAAGAGTGCAAAGATAGATATAAATACTTCTCATCCAGAGTTTAGTGATTATAAGTTTGTTGAGGTTGATGATGCATTAAATCTTAGTGCCTCTTTTAAACAAGCAGTCTATGAGACAGTTATAAAGCACTTTAGAGATGAAGGTTACCTATAA
- the hemW gene encoding radical SAM family heme chaperone HemW yields the protein MLLYIHIPFCDSKCSYCAFNSYVDKFHLKKSYMKALEVQLKFELERFNTKKESVESVFIGGGTPSTIPASMYRALFESIKPYLKNDIEITSEANPNSATKEWLDGMFKLGVNRISFGTQSFNKEKLKLLNRSHTPEDAQRAIIEAKEVGFKNISLDLIYATLGDTKKLLEIDLKTAFSLPINHLSAYALIIEEKTPFASKPEMSKESLKLTKWLFKEIESFGFKQYEISNFGLYKSSHNLGYWDYKDYIGLGSGAVGKLDFERFYPDTNLENYILNPLDIRVETLTEQDKITEQLFLGFRSSLGVDINILNKAQSKRADLLINEAKLELRDGRFYNPNFLLADEIVLFMYS from the coding sequence ATGCTACTTTATATTCATATCCCTTTTTGTGACTCCAAATGTTCATACTGCGCTTTTAACTCTTATGTAGATAAGTTTCATCTAAAGAAGAGTTATATGAAAGCTCTTGAAGTCCAACTTAAGTTTGAACTTGAAAGGTTTAATACGAAAAAAGAGTCCGTAGAGTCTGTTTTTATAGGCGGTGGAACTCCATCTACAATACCCGCTTCTATGTACAGAGCACTCTTTGAATCCATAAAACCCTATCTAAAAAATGATATAGAGATAACAAGTGAAGCCAATCCAAACAGCGCTACAAAAGAGTGGCTTGATGGAATGTTTAAACTCGGGGTAAACCGCATAAGTTTTGGCACACAGAGCTTCAACAAAGAAAAATTAAAACTTCTAAATCGCTCACATACCCCAGAGGATGCACAAAGAGCCATTATAGAGGCTAAAGAGGTTGGCTTTAAAAATATCTCACTTGACCTTATCTACGCGACCCTAGGAGATACAAAAAAGCTTTTAGAGATAGACTTAAAAACTGCTTTTAGCTTACCCATCAACCATCTAAGTGCTTATGCTCTTATCATTGAAGAAAAGACTCCCTTCGCATCAAAGCCAGAGATGTCAAAAGAGTCTTTAAAACTTACAAAGTGGTTATTTAAAGAGATAGAATCCTTTGGATTTAAACAGTACGAGATAAGCAACTTTGGACTTTATAAAAGCTCTCACAATCTTGGATACTGGGACTATAAAGATTATATTGGTTTAGGCAGTGGTGCAGTTGGTAAGCTAGATTTTGAGAGATTTTACCCAGATACAAACCTTGAAAACTATATTTTAAACCCGCTTGATATTAGGGTGGAAACTCTTACAGAGCAAGACAAAATAACTGAGCAACTCTTTTTAGGCTTTCGTTCTTCTCTTGGTGTAGATATAAATATACTTAATAAAGCACAATCCAAAAGAGCTGATCTCTTGATTAATGAAGCAAAACTTGAGTTAAGAGATGGCAGATTTTATAACCCTAATTTTCTACTAGCAGATGAGATTGTACTTTTTATGTACTCTTGA
- a CDS encoding DNA-processing protein DprA, which translates to MQEAKEKISELEVMKSYPKELFFSGNTTLLTRKKVSIVGSRKPSKYSRVLTHQLASQLSKNGVCIVSGGAMGIDAIAHKAAGEANTISVLPCGINVKYPAINKNLLCDIEKEGLLLSQFKKDFKATPWSFVVRNELVVALGDVLIVAEAQLGSGSMRSVEFALKMGKEIFVLPHRVGESSGTNELLKQDKATAIYDVEEFASRYRDVDEKLEIKRDDFLEFCRSSPTYDEAQKRYPSRVFEAELGGEIVIQNGLVVLK; encoded by the coding sequence ATGCAAGAAGCAAAAGAGAAGATATCAGAGCTTGAAGTCATGAAGAGCTATCCAAAAGAGCTTTTCTTTAGCGGAAACACTACTCTTTTAACAAGAAAAAAAGTCTCTATAGTTGGTAGTAGAAAGCCATCAAAATACTCAAGAGTCTTAACCCATCAACTCGCATCACAGCTCTCAAAAAATGGAGTTTGTATAGTCAGTGGTGGAGCTATGGGCATAGATGCCATAGCACACAAGGCAGCAGGCGAGGCAAACACTATTTCAGTTCTGCCTTGTGGCATCAATGTAAAGTATCCAGCCATAAATAAAAATCTTCTTTGTGATATAGAAAAAGAGGGCTTACTTCTTAGTCAGTTTAAAAAAGACTTTAAAGCTACTCCGTGGAGTTTTGTGGTGCGAAATGAACTTGTTGTTGCTCTTGGTGATGTCTTAATAGTTGCAGAAGCCCAGCTAGGTAGTGGAAGCATGAGAAGTGTAGAGTTTGCACTAAAGATGGGCAAAGAGATATTTGTACTTCCTCACAGAGTAGGTGAGAGTAGTGGTACAAATGAACTTTTAAAACAAGATAAAGCAACAGCTATATACGATGTAGAGGAGTTTGCATCAAGATACAGAGATGTAGATGAAAAGTTAGAAATAAAAAGAGATGACTTTTTAGAGTTTTGCAGATCAAGCCCAACATACGATGAGGCACAAAAAAGATATCCAAGTAGAGTTTTTGAGGCAGAACTTGGTGGCGAAATAGTGATACAAAACGGCTTAGTTGTTTTAAAATAA